Genomic window (Deinococcus cellulosilyticus NBRC 106333 = KACC 11606):
CGGCTTCTCATCCTCAGCCTGCTCTCGCACCGGGCGATGAATGTCTCCGCCCTCACCGAGGCTCTGGGTCTTCCCCACTCCACCGTGAATTTCAACCTCAAACAGCTTGAGGATGCCGGACTCCTGAACATCCAGTACATGCCAGGAACGCGCGGCAGACAGAAAATGATCTCCAAGAACTACGATGAGATCCTGCTCAAGCTGCCCGGCGTGGCCATCGAAGCAGACCAGGACGTGGTGGAAGTCTCCATGCCCATCGGCAACTACAAGAAGTTCGAAGTCAAACCCACCTGCGGACTGGCCAGCGAAAGCAAATACATTGGCCTGATCGATGATCCCAGAAGTTTCTATGAACCCGAGCACGTCTATGCCCAGCTGATCTGGTTCCGGACCGGTTTTGTGGAGTACGACTTCCCCAACAACCTCCCTTACGGCTCGGTGGCCACCGAAGTCGAAATCAGCATGGAAATCTGCTCGGAAGCCCCGGAATACGACCTCGACTGGCCCAGTGACATCACCCTGTGGGTCAATGGCACCGAAGTGGGCACCTGGACCAGCCCTGCAGATTTCGGTGGTGTGAAAGCCAAACTGACCCCGGCCTGGTGGTCTCTGGACCAGACCACCCACGGTCTGCTGAAACGCTGGCGCATCACTTCAGAAGGGGCCTACATCGATGGGGAAAAGATCTCTGCAGTGACCACCACCGACCTGAAAATCGAAGAGGCCAACCATGTGGAGGTGCGGATCGGGGTCAAACCCGATGCCAGACACCCTGGTGGCCTGAACCTCTTTGGCAGACGCTTCGGGAACTATGAACAGGATGTGATCATGCGAACCCGGTATGCGTTCCGGGAAGGCGAAAGGCCTTACAAGATCAAATGACCTGCGGAGGATCAATCCGCCGCCAGACTGCCATGCATGGTGATCACCAGTTTTCCCCGGGTGCGACCCTCACCAAAAGACCGCATGGCCTCCGGGAGTTGAGAGAGGGTGTAGGTCCGGTCAAGAACAGGCCGGATCTCCCCCATTTCCAGTTTCTGCCTGAGGTAGGGCAGATCAGCAGGGTTGGGTTGCAACGTGAGCACCCCGAACTGCTGTCCGTCTTTTCTGGAAAGCCTGCGTCCCTGTAAGAGGGCCTCAAAAATCTGCCTGTCGGAGCCACCCACCATCACATAGCGGCCCTTTTCTTTGAGGGCACGCCGGTAGGCCTGCAGGGGATGGTATCCATTGATGGCCAGAATCACATCGAAACGCTTTCCACTGGTGGTGAAGTTCTCGCGGGTGTAGTCCAGCACATGGTCTGCGCCCAGCCTGCGGGCCATTTCCACGTTGCGAGAGCTGCATACAGCCGTCACCTCCGCCCCAAAGCTTTTTGCCAACTGCACGGCAAATGTTCCCACTCCTCCAGAAGCCCCCTGGATCAGCACCTGCTGGCCCCTTTGCAACCCGCCCATGTCTCTCAAACCCTGAAGGGCAGTGATGCCTGCCAGTGGGGTTGCAGCGGCCTCTTCAAAACTGAGGTTGCCGGGCTTGTGCTCCAGCAGATTTTCAGCCACACAGACGTAATCTGCAAAAGCACCATCGGCAAAATGGGACTGGGTGCCAAAGACTGCATCTCCGGGGCGGAAACGCTGAACCCCTTTTCCCACCGCTTCCACCCGCCCTGCAAAATCCCTGCCCAGCACCTGCCTTCTTGGCCGCCAGAAGCCAGCGTTCAACCGGACCAGAAAGATGTTCGCGGTCAAGAGACGCCAGTCGGCAGCATTGACCGAAGCGGCATGAACCCGGATCAGCACCTCACCCTCGCCCGGGACGGGTCGGGGCACCTCTGCAAGTTGCAACACATCGGGGGAACCATAATTTCTGTAAACCATCGCCTGCATCAACCATCACCTTCCTGAACGCAGCAGAGCACCTGCTGCAGAGAATCAAAGTTTTAGACTGCACTGACCAGACGGGGACTGTCCTGCCAGTTGCGGGTCACCTCGGGGTTGAAACCCCGGACCATGAGCCAGATCGCCAGGCTCATCTCGTACAGGAACACAGGCAGGGCCATAACTGCTCCGACAGATGAGGTCTGCCCGTACAGGCCAAACATCACCAAAATTGAGGAAACAAAGATCAGTGGCCCACCCACCAGACCCAGCACAGCGATGGGACGCGGCACCAGTCGGGTGTGAAACAGCACAAAGCCCATCATCAGGGTGCTGACGCCCAGTGCCGTGTTTGGCCCCATCAGAAAGGTCCAGTCGTGCACGGCCACCAGCATGCGTGCCACCACCAGGTAAGGCCCGGTCTGCTCTGCTCCCATCTGTCCAAAGGCCTGACCGAGGGTCACCGCAGAGAGCATGCACAGGATGCCTACAATGACAATGGTGGACTCCAGGAGTCGAAAACACACATAGCCAATGGCGAGGGTTTCGCTGTACCGTTTCACCACAGGGAACATCCAGATGGAAATCCCGATCATGGACACGGCAAGAATCACCTCCATGAAGGCGGCGGTGGCAATCTGGGCCTGTACGGGTTTTCCAGAAACCACATAATCGCTGTGGTTCAGGATGGGTGCGTAAAGCAAAAGCCCAATGATTGAGGACACAGCGGCAAGAATGAAGAGAAATCCAACAATGCGTGCACGGGTTCGGAGGGGTGACATGAGAACATCCTTTCTGGGCGCAGACCGACTTCAGTCCAGGCGTTGCAGGGCAAGCAAAGGCAAGCCCACATCGCGCAATTTTCTGAGCAGTCCGTAAAGTGCAGCCTGATCCTCGACCACTCCACTGAGCAGGGTTTCTCCAGCACCTGAGGTGAGGGTAAACCCAGGAAACCAGCAGGACCACTCCGGCCCGAGCTGTCCCTGCAGCCGAA
Coding sequences:
- a CDS encoding ArsR/SmtB family transcription factor, which translates into the protein MIIARNKTLVVEGEEALKVLSALNSDTRLLILSLLSHRAMNVSALTEALGLPHSTVNFNLKQLEDAGLLNIQYMPGTRGRQKMISKNYDEILLKLPGVAIEADQDVVEVSMPIGNYKKFEVKPTCGLASESKYIGLIDDPRSFYEPEHVYAQLIWFRTGFVEYDFPNNLPYGSVATEVEISMEICSEAPEYDLDWPSDITLWVNGTEVGTWTSPADFGGVKAKLTPAWWSLDQTTHGLLKRWRITSEGAYIDGEKISAVTTTDLKIEEANHVEVRIGVKPDARHPGGLNLFGRRFGNYEQDVIMRTRYAFREGERPYKIK
- a CDS encoding NAD(P)-dependent alcohol dehydrogenase — its product is MQAMVYRNYGSPDVLQLAEVPRPVPGEGEVLIRVHAASVNAADWRLLTANIFLVRLNAGFWRPRRQVLGRDFAGRVEAVGKGVQRFRPGDAVFGTQSHFADGAFADYVCVAENLLEHKPGNLSFEEAAATPLAGITALQGLRDMGGLQRGQQVLIQGASGGVGTFAVQLAKSFGAEVTAVCSSRNVEMARRLGADHVLDYTRENFTTSGKRFDVILAINGYHPLQAYRRALKEKGRYVMVGGSDRQIFEALLQGRRLSRKDGQQFGVLTLQPNPADLPYLRQKLEMGEIRPVLDRTYTLSQLPEAMRSFGEGRTRGKLVITMHGSLAAD
- a CDS encoding DUF4386 domain-containing protein, with translation MSPLRTRARIVGFLFILAAVSSIIGLLLYAPILNHSDYVVSGKPVQAQIATAAFMEVILAVSMIGISIWMFPVVKRYSETLAIGYVCFRLLESTIVIVGILCMLSAVTLGQAFGQMGAEQTGPYLVVARMLVAVHDWTFLMGPNTALGVSTLMMGFVLFHTRLVPRPIAVLGLVGGPLIFVSSILVMFGLYGQTSSVGAVMALPVFLYEMSLAIWLMVRGFNPEVTRNWQDSPRLVSAV